A window of the Ostrea edulis chromosome 1, xbOstEdul1.1, whole genome shotgun sequence genome harbors these coding sequences:
- the LOC125666796 gene encoding uncharacterized protein LOC125666796 isoform X1 → MSDSDMNIPIVDQSELELENLPIGRGGYGTVFRGKHREFGHVAVKTLINNGHLPKKHLDVLQAEAKKLMEFCQHDGILQLHGLVMQRDNYSLILEYMPLGSLVDFRKQFSPQFPLYVRFVMEVSSAMDFLHSRHPVILHLDLKADNILLDGGMHAKVSDFGLSEWKTVTMTATRRTENAESSGRRCTVSHVPPEVWSNINTPSDRFYDIYSFGICIWEMLTGAVPYGNAIDSLVRSAVLSGQRPDCSLIPTGCPPLLTKTMTRCWHQKPTQRPSFGTLKKEIEGQYDKEFKYNISTAMKNVRREIKESYPPDDLAYIYTSHIDHLPEPEPSPGPSSGQQVSGQRSSTSTNVSTSAGTQQQSTSQGHQTPEVMETEDEGPVQSVLFKKDMTQAEMTFRKLLRDPLALLVARSEYCKDFFNLDSKYKAILNSDKKLKRYLDEDEVFKKEILCPGNDFWRNVSGIHLRMSKERGLAWKQAHIKDLESISKKGRYGKTDWAHNNIETPRTHRRERVEKTNREHPHIMELKKGGSFHRVKKALENPRMFETLMRTYESGSTSNPLSLTTLDPEVIKLAKDPVLLLSLLNSEYGLQFEMMKPENQDLLLKLVGEAKQKNPLPGGGYITKPNSGRSRFPMGMYEDMMAHDMYRSDPMMMREMEMMMRHHPHMMDSDEEDDYPVMSSRGLPRRLLEMIRPSRKDPMRMMRKMDKAYDKEKGQAKRIGELSVNRDIRKRTFPLARNLSASATVTSSTTKDEIVSLSESPENNQSNTDINSFHSDKKIQKLSTADTPFAKNNNKGSIATIPVTESIHFLSSDNTKEEASTSVETGPVTGEENQEQTSIQTEEST, encoded by the exons ATGTCTGATTCTGATATGAACATTCCTATAGTTGATCAGAGTGAATTGGAACTAGAGAACCTTCCTATTGGCAGAGGAGGATATGGAACTGTCTTCAGAGGGAAGCACAGAGAGTTTGGTCATGTCGCTGTCAAAACTCTGATCAACAATGGACATCTACCTAAAAA ACATTTGGATGTGCTGCAAGCAGAAGCCAAGAAACTGATGGAGTTCTGTCAACATGACGGAATCCTTCAATTACATGGTCTAGTGATGCAGAGAGACAATTACTCGCTCATTCTGGAGTACATGCCACTTGGGAGCCTTGTTGATTTTCGGAAACAGTTTAGTCCACAGTTTCCCTTGTATGTGAGATTTGTGATGGAGGTTTCATCAGCCATGGATTTTCTTCATTCCCGCCATCCCGTCATTCTTCATCTAGATCTGAAAGCAGACAATATTTTGTTAGATGGTGGTATGCATGCAAAG GTTTCAGACTTTGGTTTGTCTGAGTGGAAAACTGTGACCATGACAGCCACCAGGAGGACAGAGAATGCTGAATCAAGTGGGCGTCGCTGCACAGTGTCACATGTGCCCCCAGAGGTGTGGAGCAACATTAATACACCTTCTGACAGATTCTACGATATCTACAGCTTTGGCATCTGTATCTGGGAGATGTTAACAGGAGCCGTCCCATACGGAA ATGCGATAGACAGCTTGGTTCGTTCAGCAGTTTTAAGTGGACAGCGGCCCGATTGTAGTCTTATTCCAACCGGCTGCCCTCCACTCCTGACAAAGACGATGACCAGATGCTGGCACCAAAAACCTACGCAGAGGCCGTCCTTTGGAA CCTTGAAGAAGGAGATTGAAGGACAATATGATAAAGAATTCAAATACAATATAAGTACTGCAATGAAAAACGTACGAAGGGAAATAAAGGAATCTTAT CCACCAGATGACCTTGCTTATATCTACACCAGTCACATTGATCATCTACCTGAACCAGAGCCTTCTCCAGGTCCTTCGTCAGGTCAGCAagtttcaggtcaaaggtcatccaCCTCTACAAATGTGTCAACTTCCGCAGGAACACAACAACAATCCACTTCTCAAGGTCACCAGACGCCTGAGGTCATGGAAACGGAAGACGAAGGACCAGTTCAGTCAGTGCTGTTTAAAAAAGATATGACACAAGCTGAAATGACATTTAGAAAACTTTTACGAGACCCCCTAGCCTTACTTGTAGCTCGCAGTGAATATTGTAAAGACTTCTTCAACCTGGATTCGAAGTATAAAGCGATACTGAATAGTGATAAaaaattaaagagatatttaGATGAGGATGAAGTTTTTAAGAAAGAGATATTGTGTCCAGGAAATGACTTTTGGAGAAATGTTAGTGGAATACATTTACGTATGTCAAAGGAAAGGGGACTGGCTTGGAAACAAGCACACATTAAAGACCTAGAAAGCATCTCAAAAAAAGGACGGTATGGTAAAACTGACTGGGCTCACAACAACATAGAAACTCCACGAACACATCGAAGAGAGAGAGTAGAAAAAACCAATAGAGAACATCCTCATATCATGGAGCTGAAGAAAGGAG GAAGTTTCCACAGAGTGAAGAAAGCTCTGGAAAATCCTCGAATGTTCGAGACTTTGATGAGAACCTACGAATCTGGCAGTACAAGTAATCCTCTGAGTCTAACAACTTTAGATCCAGAGGTCATCAAATTGGCAAAAGACCCCGTCCTTCTTCTTTCTCTCCTGAATTCAGAGTACGGTCTTCAGTTTGAAATGATGAA ACCAGAAAATCAAGACCTACTTTTGAAGCTTGTTGGTGAAGCCAAACAGAAGAATCCTCTACCAGGTGGTGGATATATAACAAAGCCAAACAG CGGTAGATCAAGGTTTCCAATGGGAATGTACGAGGACATGATGGCACATGATATGTATCGCAGTGACCCGATGATGATGCGGGAGATGGAGATGATGATGAGGCATCATCCGCACATGATGGATAGCGATGAAGAAGATGATTATCCTGTGATGAGCAGCAGAGGTTTGCCACGCAGATTACTTGAAATGATTAGACCATCCAGAAAAG atCCTATGAGAATGATGAGAAAAATGGATAAAGCATATGATAAGGAGAAAGGGCAAGCTAAGAGAATTGGAGAACTATCTGTAAAT AGAGATATACGGAAAAGGACGTTTCCATTAGCAAGAAACCTGTCAGCATCTGCAACAGTCACTTCTAGTACTACAAAGGATGAAATCGTGTCTTTGTCAGAATCACCAGAGAACAATCAATCGAATACGGACATAAATTCATTTCACTCTGACAAAAAAATCCAAAAACTTAGCACAGCGGATACTCCTTTTGcgaaaaataacaataaaggcTCCATTGCGACGATACCAGTCACAGAAAGCATCCATTTTCTTTCCAGTGATAACACCAAAGAGGAGGCAAGTACCAGTGTAGAGACAGGTCCAGTGACAGGAGAGGAAAACCAAGAGCAGACATCGATCCAGACAGAAGAATCTACATGA
- the LOC125666796 gene encoding receptor-interacting serine/threonine-protein kinase 3-like isoform X2 codes for MSDSDMNIPIVDQSELELENLPIGRGGYGTVFRGKHREFGHVAVKTLINNGHLPKKHLDVLQAEAKKLMEFCQHDGILQLHGLVMQRDNYSLILEYMPLGSLVDFRKQFSPQFPLYVRFVMEVSSAMDFLHSRHPVILHLDLKADNILLDGGMHAKVSDFGLSEWKTVTMTATRRTENAESSGRRCTVSHVPPEVWSNINTPSDRFYDIYSFGICIWEMLTGAVPYGNAIDSLVRSAVLSGQRPDCSLIPTGCPPLLTKTMTRCWHQKPTQRPSFGTLKKEIEGQYDKEFKYNISTAMKNVRREIKESYPPDDLAYIYTSHIDHLPEPEPSPGPSSGQQVSGQRSSTSTNVSTSAGTQQQSTSQGHQTPEVMETEDEGPVQSVLFKKDMTQAEMTFRKLLRDPLALLVARSEYCKDFFNLDSKYKAILNSDKKLKRYLDEDEVFKKEILCPGNDFWRNVSGIHLRMSKERGLAWKQAHIKDLESISKKGRYGKTDWAHNNIETPRTHRRERVEKTNREHPHIMELKKGGSFHRVKKALENPRMFETLMRTYESGSTSNPLSLTTLDPEVIKLAKDPVLLLSLLNSEYGLQFEMMKPENQDLLLKLVGEAKQKNPLPGGGYITKPNSGRSRFPMGMYEDMMAHDMYRSDPMMMREMEMMMRHHPHMMDSDEEDDYPVMSSRGLPRRLLEMIRPSRKDSGKK; via the exons ATGTCTGATTCTGATATGAACATTCCTATAGTTGATCAGAGTGAATTGGAACTAGAGAACCTTCCTATTGGCAGAGGAGGATATGGAACTGTCTTCAGAGGGAAGCACAGAGAGTTTGGTCATGTCGCTGTCAAAACTCTGATCAACAATGGACATCTACCTAAAAA ACATTTGGATGTGCTGCAAGCAGAAGCCAAGAAACTGATGGAGTTCTGTCAACATGACGGAATCCTTCAATTACATGGTCTAGTGATGCAGAGAGACAATTACTCGCTCATTCTGGAGTACATGCCACTTGGGAGCCTTGTTGATTTTCGGAAACAGTTTAGTCCACAGTTTCCCTTGTATGTGAGATTTGTGATGGAGGTTTCATCAGCCATGGATTTTCTTCATTCCCGCCATCCCGTCATTCTTCATCTAGATCTGAAAGCAGACAATATTTTGTTAGATGGTGGTATGCATGCAAAG GTTTCAGACTTTGGTTTGTCTGAGTGGAAAACTGTGACCATGACAGCCACCAGGAGGACAGAGAATGCTGAATCAAGTGGGCGTCGCTGCACAGTGTCACATGTGCCCCCAGAGGTGTGGAGCAACATTAATACACCTTCTGACAGATTCTACGATATCTACAGCTTTGGCATCTGTATCTGGGAGATGTTAACAGGAGCCGTCCCATACGGAA ATGCGATAGACAGCTTGGTTCGTTCAGCAGTTTTAAGTGGACAGCGGCCCGATTGTAGTCTTATTCCAACCGGCTGCCCTCCACTCCTGACAAAGACGATGACCAGATGCTGGCACCAAAAACCTACGCAGAGGCCGTCCTTTGGAA CCTTGAAGAAGGAGATTGAAGGACAATATGATAAAGAATTCAAATACAATATAAGTACTGCAATGAAAAACGTACGAAGGGAAATAAAGGAATCTTAT CCACCAGATGACCTTGCTTATATCTACACCAGTCACATTGATCATCTACCTGAACCAGAGCCTTCTCCAGGTCCTTCGTCAGGTCAGCAagtttcaggtcaaaggtcatccaCCTCTACAAATGTGTCAACTTCCGCAGGAACACAACAACAATCCACTTCTCAAGGTCACCAGACGCCTGAGGTCATGGAAACGGAAGACGAAGGACCAGTTCAGTCAGTGCTGTTTAAAAAAGATATGACACAAGCTGAAATGACATTTAGAAAACTTTTACGAGACCCCCTAGCCTTACTTGTAGCTCGCAGTGAATATTGTAAAGACTTCTTCAACCTGGATTCGAAGTATAAAGCGATACTGAATAGTGATAAaaaattaaagagatatttaGATGAGGATGAAGTTTTTAAGAAAGAGATATTGTGTCCAGGAAATGACTTTTGGAGAAATGTTAGTGGAATACATTTACGTATGTCAAAGGAAAGGGGACTGGCTTGGAAACAAGCACACATTAAAGACCTAGAAAGCATCTCAAAAAAAGGACGGTATGGTAAAACTGACTGGGCTCACAACAACATAGAAACTCCACGAACACATCGAAGAGAGAGAGTAGAAAAAACCAATAGAGAACATCCTCATATCATGGAGCTGAAGAAAGGAG GAAGTTTCCACAGAGTGAAGAAAGCTCTGGAAAATCCTCGAATGTTCGAGACTTTGATGAGAACCTACGAATCTGGCAGTACAAGTAATCCTCTGAGTCTAACAACTTTAGATCCAGAGGTCATCAAATTGGCAAAAGACCCCGTCCTTCTTCTTTCTCTCCTGAATTCAGAGTACGGTCTTCAGTTTGAAATGATGAA ACCAGAAAATCAAGACCTACTTTTGAAGCTTGTTGGTGAAGCCAAACAGAAGAATCCTCTACCAGGTGGTGGATATATAACAAAGCCAAACAG CGGTAGATCAAGGTTTCCAATGGGAATGTACGAGGACATGATGGCACATGATATGTATCGCAGTGACCCGATGATGATGCGGGAGATGGAGATGATGATGAGGCATCATCCGCACATGATGGATAGCGATGAAGAAGATGATTATCCTGTGATGAGCAGCAGAGGTTTGCCACGCAGATTACTTGAAATGATTAGACCATCCAGAAAAG attcTGGTAAGAAGTGA
- the LOC125666803 gene encoding micronuclear linker histone polyprotein-like codes for MNFIGFLKIVKQSNIPKAVTVFQKHKPSSLVNANPFNSFPAHYSSSSYVEQFKSIFPNASLFNVAPQRAASSTNKSRGKRSKRIEISVPEPPKHPMGAYQLFFVDNYDKIKTTFEAELEEKAPPTQIMTHIGKMWRALPESEAKVYKERSKELSEKYKAEKAAWKENLTPLQEEVIRQQKVDQNEARKERKLKKMFKETDKPERPKRVTAINLMELEDFDTLEEYEDTDDAQDKVKKRFTKYVQARSEKWKSLPNEEKLALKEIASEQNKTAELNYHNRLAEWALSMYDENNLDIVTKEEAKIIVHQLGIPKRRRSALQIFLMSDLGKEKGATVSTAKTIFDGLSSVQREDFNNQSTKDKERYEQEFKEWMDDLKGRALGTYAEAILKKSRAVNTNKKVKVKSSKAKKSKTKKEKSKKKGKKGEANKTE; via the coding sequence ATGAACTTTATTGGTTTCCTTAAAATAGTGAAACAATCAAACATTCCTAAAGCAGTGACAGTATTCCAAAAACACAAGCCTTCTTCTCTAGTAAATGCCAATCCATTCAACAGTTTTCCAGCCCATTATTCTTCCAGCTCATATGTTGAACAATTTAAAAGCATCTTTCCAAATGCAAGCCTCTTCAATGTTGCTCCACAACGAGCTGCGTCCTCAACGAATAAATCAAGAGGCAAGAGGTCGAAACGCATAGAAATATCAGTTCCTGAACCACCAAAACATCCCATGGGGGCCTACCAACTGTTTTTTGTGGACAATtatgataaaatcaaaacaacATTTGAAGCAGAATTGGAGGAAAAAGCTCCTCCTACACAGATAATGACCCATATAGGCAAGATGTGGAGGGCCTTACCAGAAAGTGAAGCCAAGGTGTACAAAGAAAGATCCAAGGAACTCTCTGAGAAATATAAAGCCGAGAAGGCAGCATGGAAAGAAAACTTAACACCATTGCAAGAGGAAGTCATTCGTCAGCAAAAAGTGGATCAGAACGAGGCcaggaaagaaagaaaacttaagaaaatgtttaaagaaACTGATAAACCTGAACGTCCCAAGAGAGTAACAGCTATCAACTTAATGGAATTGGAAGATTTCGACACATTAGAGGAGTATGAAGATACTGATGATGCACAGGACAAAGTGAAGAAAAGGTTTACCAAGTATGTTCAGGCCAGAAGTGAAAAGTGGAAGTCATTGCCAAATGAGGAGAAGCTAGCTCTGAAAGAAATCGCCAGTGAGCAGAACAAAACAGCAGAACTCAACTATCACAATAGACTTGCTGAGTGGGCACTCAGTATGTATGACGAAAACAATTTGGACATTGTGACGAAAGAGGAAGCCAAAATAATAGTTCATCAGTTAGGAATACCGAAGAGAAGAAGGTCAGCTCTGCAGATTTTTCTGATGTCTGATCTTGGGAAAGAAAAGGGGGCAACAGTATCAACTGCTAAAACAATATTTGATGGTTTATCTAGTGTACAGAGAGAGGACTTCAACAATCAGTCTACAAAAGATAAGGAGAGATATGAGCAGGAATTTAAGGAGTGGATGGATGATTTGAAAGGCAGAGCTCTGGGAACATATGCAGAGGCAATCTTAAAAAAATCAAGGGCAGTCAATACCAATAAAAAAGTGAAGGTGAAAAGCTCAAAAGCAAAAAAGAGCAAGACAAAGAAAgagaaatcaaagaaaaaaggaaaaaaggGTGAAGCAAACAAAACCGAGTAA
- the LOC125666820 gene encoding receptor-interacting serine/threonine-protein kinase 1-like: MEDDLTCESEIETDARPGSADSPKKSRSSDQTRVIQYEHRGGGRTTIHLPTDSKEKLPNIQIGDQNFMVVGDPSGSSSSQGKKKVKKKDRKKIEVPDRALTDEECDLISENLGRDYKKFCRRLGFKDVQIEQVELDFKDEGHYEVTYQLLRKLKQLGKDKLQTVVDTLLSIDRGDIVDELNIT; encoded by the exons ATGGAAGATGACTTGACTTGTGAGTCAGAG attgaaACAGATGCAAGACCGGGTTCCGCAGATTCTCCTAAAAAATCCAGAAGTAGTGATCAAACTAGAGTCATCCAATATGAACACA GGGGTGGAGGACGAACTACAATACATTTACCCACAGACTCTAAAGAGAAACTGCCAAATATACAAATTGGAGACCAGAATTTTATGGTGGTAGGGGATCCTTCAGGCAGTTCAAGTTCACAGGGGAAGAAGAAAGTCAAGAAAAAGGATAGAAAGAAAATTGAAG TACCTGACCGAGCACTTACTGATGAAGAATGTGACCTAATATCCGAAAATCTGGGACGTGATTATAAAAAATTCTGTCGGCGGCTTGGTTTCAAAGACGTTCAAATTGAACAAGTGGAACTGGACTTTAAAGATGAAGGACATTATGAAGTTACGTACCAACTTCTCAGAAAACTGAAACAACTGGGCAAAGACAAGCTTCAGACTGTGGTTGATACTCTCCTGAGTATAGATAGGGGTGACATTGTGGATGAGTTGAATATTACATGA